The following are encoded in a window of Mycobacteroides chelonae CCUG 47445 genomic DNA:
- a CDS encoding DUF5703 family protein, with protein sequence MSRAARSSFPSGWESEPDDEYDYYPLRLPPEITRITASLRLSIQAEFGGWELTRVRLYTDGSRRVLLRRKKIRGNVVGGPFTAPVM encoded by the coding sequence ATGAGCCGCGCCGCGCGCAGCAGCTTTCCCTCGGGCTGGGAGAGCGAACCCGATGACGAGTACGACTACTACCCACTGCGGCTACCTCCGGAAATCACCAGGATCACCGCATCACTCCGGCTCTCGATTCAGGCCGAGTTCGGCGGCTGGGAGCTGACCCGGGTGCGACTCTATACCGATGGAAGTCGTCGAGTCCTGTTACGCCGCAAGAAGATACGTGGAAATGTGGTCGGCGGACCGTTCACGGCTCCGGTGATGTGA
- a CDS encoding cell division protein SepF, with protein sequence MSTLHKVKAYFGMAPMDDYDDEYYDDVDAHAPRRAAVEDRRYPRRGERFADDAEYGYDEPGYRSGGPGGYAEEDRFAARHPAPREFDRPAPRLGSLRGSAPTRGALAMDPRRAAIFEEGSPLSKITTLRPKDYSEARTIGERFRDGTPVIMDLVSMDNADAKRVVDFAAGLAFALRGSFDKVATKVFLLSPADIDVSAEERRRIAESGFYSYQ encoded by the coding sequence ATGAGCACGCTGCACAAGGTCAAGGCCTACTTCGGCATGGCTCCCATGGACGACTACGACGACGAGTACTACGACGACGTCGACGCGCATGCGCCCCGGCGCGCGGCCGTCGAGGATCGCCGGTACCCGCGTCGTGGCGAGCGGTTCGCCGACGATGCCGAGTACGGCTACGACGAGCCCGGCTACCGTTCTGGCGGTCCCGGTGGTTACGCCGAGGAGGATCGCTTTGCCGCCCGCCACCCGGCGCCTCGTGAGTTCGACCGTCCGGCACCGCGTTTGGGCTCATTGAGGGGTAGCGCTCCCACCCGTGGCGCGCTGGCCATGGATCCGCGCCGCGCCGCGATTTTCGAAGAGGGCAGCCCGTTGTCCAAGATCACCACGCTGCGCCCCAAGGACTACAGCGAGGCACGCACCATTGGCGAGCGGTTCCGCGACGGCACCCCGGTCATCATGGACCTGGTGTCGATGGACAACGCAGATGCCAAGCGTGTGGTGGATTTCGCGGCCGGACTCGCGTTCGCGTTGCGCGGTTCGTTCGACAAGGTGGCGACAAAGGTCTTCCTGCTGTCTCCGGCCGATATCGACGTCAGCGCCGAGGAGCGCCGTCGGATCGCCGAGAGCGGCTTCTACTCCTACCAGTAG
- a CDS encoding undecaprenyl-diphosphate phosphatase, which yields MSWLQVIVLAVVQGLTEFLPISSSGHLAIVSRVFFSDDAGASFTAVTQLGTEAAVLLYFAKDIWRILRAWFDGLFVKAHRTFDYWMGWYVIVGTMPIGVLGLLFKDQIRSGARNLWLISASLIVFALVIAAAEYYGRQVRHTEQLTMKDAVIVGSAQALALIPGVSRSGATISAGLFLGLDRPASARFGFLLAIPAVLASGLFSLPDAFHPVTEGMSATGLQLLVATLIAFVIGYAAVAWLLRFISNHSMYWFVGYRVVVGLTVMGLLAAGVVSAS from the coding sequence ATGTCCTGGTTGCAAGTGATCGTGCTGGCGGTGGTCCAGGGACTCACCGAATTTCTGCCGATCTCGTCGTCGGGCCATCTGGCCATCGTGTCGCGAGTGTTTTTCAGTGACGATGCGGGTGCGTCTTTCACCGCGGTGACCCAGTTGGGTACCGAGGCGGCGGTTTTGCTCTACTTCGCCAAAGATATCTGGCGCATCCTTCGTGCCTGGTTTGATGGACTTTTCGTCAAGGCGCACAGAACTTTTGACTACTGGATGGGCTGGTACGTGATCGTCGGCACCATGCCCATCGGAGTGCTGGGCCTGTTGTTCAAGGACCAAATTCGTTCCGGTGCAAGAAATTTGTGGCTAATCTCGGCTTCGCTCATCGTCTTCGCACTGGTCATCGCCGCCGCCGAATACTATGGCCGTCAGGTGCGCCACACCGAGCAATTGACCATGAAAGACGCCGTGATCGTGGGCAGTGCACAGGCATTGGCGCTCATACCCGGTGTCTCCCGGTCGGGCGCCACGATTAGTGCGGGATTGTTCCTCGGACTGGACAGGCCTGCCTCCGCTCGATTCGGATTCTTGCTGGCGATACCGGCGGTGCTGGCCTCCGGGCTGTTCTCGCTTCCGGACGCCTTCCATCCGGTGACCGAGGGCATGAGTGCGACGGGCCTGCAGTTATTGGTCGCCACCCTGATCGCTTTTGTCATCGGGTACGCGGCAGTCGCCTGGTTGCTGCGCTTCATCAGTAACCACAGCATGTACTGGTTCGTCGGATATCGCGTGGTGGTGGGCCTGACGGTGATGGGTCTGCTGGCCGCCGGGGTAGTGAGCGCATCGTGA
- a CDS encoding M15 family metallopeptidase gives MSRSAVVGVAIAATLTLSACHAAEPAVGSHEDGMTGIVLVTAQTTVPPPPSSGTLGEEPDGGALSAPVSPFDTTSLAVIRLDPPLLRAVQDAANSAVADGVTLVITSGWRSRAFQQQLLDDAVQTYGSLAVARQWVATPDESHHVQGKAVDIGPASAYGWMLAHSTQFGLCQVFANEKWHYELTADVEGQCPPLRTNAAG, from the coding sequence ATGTCGCGTAGCGCTGTCGTCGGCGTGGCCATCGCCGCGACCCTCACCCTGTCGGCATGCCACGCCGCTGAGCCGGCTGTGGGTAGCCACGAGGATGGCATGACCGGCATTGTCCTGGTGACGGCCCAGACGACTGTCCCGCCGCCTCCTTCATCCGGCACGCTTGGCGAGGAGCCGGACGGGGGAGCGTTGTCCGCTCCGGTCAGCCCATTCGACACCACGTCGCTAGCGGTCATCAGGCTGGACCCTCCGTTGCTGCGCGCGGTCCAGGACGCCGCCAATAGCGCGGTGGCCGACGGTGTGACACTTGTGATCACGTCGGGCTGGCGGTCGCGGGCTTTCCAGCAGCAGCTACTCGATGACGCGGTACAGACATATGGAAGCCTGGCGGTGGCACGGCAGTGGGTGGCCACTCCCGACGAATCGCATCATGTGCAGGGCAAGGCCGTTGACATCGGCCCCGCGTCGGCCTACGGGTGGATGCTGGCCCACAGCACGCAATTCGGCCTGTGCCAGGTCTTCGCCAACGAGAAGTGGCACTACGAGCTCACCGCGGATGTCGAAGGGCAATGCCCGCCGCTGCGTACCAACGCGGCAGGCTGA
- a CDS encoding MBL fold metallo-hydrolase yields MTRDCAFHKGLVQLGGGAHVFLSGDEGFGLANAGLVVSDGESLVVDTLYDVQHAQEMRDVFGQHTASAPVRYVFNTHTDGDHFFGNQVFANDVEIIATEAASALMVQEHADLTAELLGGSADPSSDMHVLAPLARPFRFDEVRVRPADTTFSGESALRVGKLDVELHELGPAHTVGDAIAFLPEHKVLFSGDLLTHAIVKVVWSGSIPNWIAALERIRTFGAKTVVPGHGPVLVGAEIDAAIDRGIAFWSDLHEQANRLYDQGTPVEDATARMDVTKYPEAAVTLPIIIAAIYHERDPEIPFQSLTQALESISGQLTKAAAGPK; encoded by the coding sequence ATGACACGGGATTGCGCGTTCCACAAGGGACTCGTCCAACTCGGCGGAGGCGCACACGTTTTCCTCTCCGGCGACGAGGGTTTCGGGCTAGCCAACGCGGGCCTGGTGGTCAGCGATGGCGAATCACTGGTCGTGGACACCCTTTACGATGTGCAGCACGCGCAGGAAATGCGTGATGTGTTCGGTCAGCACACCGCCAGCGCCCCGGTGCGATATGTGTTCAACACGCACACCGACGGCGACCACTTCTTCGGTAATCAGGTATTCGCCAACGATGTCGAGATCATCGCCACGGAAGCCGCCAGTGCGCTCATGGTGCAGGAGCACGCTGATCTGACCGCCGAGCTCCTGGGCGGCAGCGCCGACCCGTCATCAGATATGCACGTGTTGGCCCCACTGGCCAGGCCCTTCCGCTTCGATGAAGTACGCGTCCGGCCCGCGGACACCACGTTCTCGGGCGAGAGCGCGCTTCGGGTGGGCAAGCTCGACGTCGAGTTGCACGAGCTCGGTCCGGCCCACACCGTCGGAGACGCGATCGCCTTCCTCCCCGAACACAAGGTGCTTTTCTCCGGTGACCTACTGACCCACGCCATCGTTAAAGTCGTCTGGTCGGGTTCGATCCCCAACTGGATCGCCGCGCTGGAGCGTATCCGCACCTTTGGCGCCAAAACCGTTGTGCCCGGTCATGGTCCAGTGCTGGTCGGTGCCGAGATCGACGCGGCCATCGATCGCGGCATCGCGTTCTGGTCGGACTTACACGAGCAAGCCAACCGTCTCTACGACCAGGGCACCCCCGTCGAGGACGCGACCGCCCGCATGGATGTCACGAAATATCCCGAAGCGGCGGTCACCTTGCCGATCATCATCGCGGCGATCTACCACGAACGCGACCCCGAAATCCCTTTCCAAAGCCTCACCCAGGCACTGGAATCCATCTCAGGACAGCTCACCAAGGCCGCAGCCGGTCCGAAGTAG
- a CDS encoding ArsR/SmtB family transcription factor, with the protein MTAVVDDELWAAVGDPTRRRVFDLILNDGVATATTLSDRLPVTRQAVTKHLAVLDKAGLVRATSQGREKQYRANGEQVARIAEQLSAVGAAWDRRLARIKHLAETIEKATS; encoded by the coding sequence ATGACAGCAGTAGTCGACGACGAGCTGTGGGCAGCGGTCGGCGATCCGACCCGGCGGCGGGTCTTCGACCTCATCCTCAACGACGGCGTGGCGACGGCCACGACATTGAGCGATCGCCTGCCGGTCACCCGCCAGGCCGTGACCAAACACCTCGCGGTCCTCGACAAGGCGGGCCTGGTCCGCGCAACCTCCCAGGGACGGGAGAAGCAGTATCGCGCCAACGGCGAGCAGGTCGCCCGCATCGCCGAACAGCTCAGCGCCGTAGGAGCGGCCTGGGATCGCCGACTGGCGCGAATCAAGCACCTCGCCGAGACCATAGAGAAGGCAACATCATGA
- a CDS encoding quinone-dependent dihydroorotate dehydrogenase, with product MLYSILLRLFFVVPPERVHTLVFASLRAAAAFAPTRRLMNRLCAPSDPILASEVFGVYFPAPLGLAAGFDKDGEGLKVWGPLGFGYAEVGTVTAIAQPGNPKPRLFRLAADRGLLNRMGFNNHGAAALAPRLATRKASVPIGANIGKSKIVEGAFASSDYRVSARLVGPAADFLVVNVSSPNTPGLRDLQAIGELRKILSAVLEETTTPVLVKIAPDLSDADIDEIADLAAELGLAGIVATNTTISRAGLKTPGVDGLGAGGVSGPPVATRSLEVLRRLHRRVGDRLVLISVGGIEDADDAWARITAGASLLQGYTGFIYGGGFYAKRIHDGIAQRLRDGGFGSLQEAVGSAS from the coding sequence ATGCTGTACTCCATCCTATTGCGGCTGTTTTTCGTGGTGCCGCCCGAACGTGTACATACCCTGGTGTTCGCATCGTTGCGTGCCGCGGCGGCCTTCGCTCCGACGCGCCGGCTGATGAATCGTCTGTGCGCGCCGTCCGATCCCATCCTGGCCAGCGAGGTATTCGGGGTGTACTTCCCCGCCCCCTTGGGTTTGGCCGCGGGATTCGACAAGGACGGCGAGGGGCTCAAGGTGTGGGGTCCGCTCGGCTTCGGCTATGCCGAGGTCGGCACGGTGACCGCGATCGCCCAACCGGGCAATCCGAAGCCCCGGCTGTTCCGGCTCGCCGCCGACCGTGGCCTGCTCAACCGGATGGGCTTCAACAACCACGGTGCGGCAGCACTCGCGCCCCGGTTGGCGACGCGAAAGGCCTCGGTGCCCATCGGCGCCAACATCGGCAAATCGAAGATCGTGGAGGGCGCCTTCGCGTCCTCGGACTACCGGGTCAGCGCGCGATTGGTGGGGCCCGCCGCCGACTTCCTGGTGGTCAATGTGAGCTCCCCCAACACCCCTGGGCTACGCGACCTTCAAGCCATCGGCGAGCTGCGCAAGATCCTTTCGGCGGTGCTGGAGGAGACCACCACCCCGGTGCTCGTGAAGATCGCCCCCGATCTATCCGATGCCGATATCGACGAGATCGCAGATTTGGCAGCGGAACTGGGCCTGGCCGGGATCGTCGCCACCAACACCACCATCAGCCGTGCGGGCTTGAAGACGCCGGGGGTCGACGGCCTGGGTGCCGGCGGCGTTTCCGGGCCACCGGTAGCCACCCGGTCCCTCGAAGTGCTGCGACGGCTACACCGACGAGTGGGAGACCGCCTGGTGCTGATCAGCGTCGGCGGCATCGAGGATGCCGACGACGCCTGGGCACGGATCACCGCCGGGGCCTCACTGCTGCAGGGTTACACCGGTTTCATCTACGGGGGTGGCTTCTACGCCAAGCGGATTCACGACGGGATCGCCCAACGCCTGCGCGACGGCGGATTCGGCAGCCTGCAGGAGGCGGTTGGCTCCGCCTCCTAG
- a CDS encoding SRPBCC family protein has translation MSYESIERELYIDAPPEVVFSVISRPEHMKQWWPDDAEFAPAPGARGQISFHGEEAGEVHVYGLTLVDVEPPRLFSFRWCYPEGHVANDGNSLLVTFELTPSGAGTRVRMTEVGFRDQGRSEAEVVEQYESHEEGWAQHLPRLAPCVSELAGRS, from the coding sequence ATGTCATACGAAAGCATCGAGCGCGAGCTGTACATCGACGCGCCACCGGAGGTCGTCTTCTCCGTCATCAGCCGCCCGGAACATATGAAGCAATGGTGGCCGGACGACGCCGAGTTCGCCCCGGCTCCCGGCGCCCGGGGCCAGATCTCCTTTCACGGCGAGGAAGCCGGTGAGGTCCATGTCTACGGCCTGACGCTCGTCGACGTGGAGCCGCCGCGGCTGTTCTCATTCCGTTGGTGTTATCCAGAAGGGCACGTGGCGAACGACGGGAATTCGCTGTTGGTGACATTCGAGCTCACGCCCTCGGGCGCGGGCACGCGGGTGCGCATGACCGAAGTCGGCTTCCGGGACCAGGGTCGCAGCGAGGCGGAGGTCGTCGAACAATACGAGTCGCATGAGGAGGGCTGGGCGCAGCACCTGCCCCGGCTGGCTCCCTGTGTGAGCGAGCTGGCAGGGCGGTCATGA
- a CDS encoding YggT family protein, translating to MALFFEIIGYALLLFCLLLFARIVIETIQSISRDWHPRGATVVILELIFTVTDPPVRLLRRLIPPLSLGAVRFDLSITLLLLVGFFGMRVAFLMAAG from the coding sequence TTGGCACTGTTTTTTGAGATCATTGGCTATGCGCTTCTGCTTTTTTGTTTGCTGCTGTTCGCACGCATAGTGATCGAGACCATTCAGTCCATTAGCCGCGACTGGCACCCGCGAGGCGCCACGGTGGTGATTCTGGAGCTCATCTTCACGGTCACCGACCCTCCGGTGCGGTTATTGCGTCGCCTCATTCCACCCCTCTCCCTTGGCGCGGTGCGATTCGATTTGTCCATTACTTTGTTGCTTTTGGTCGGATTCTTTGGCATGCGGGTGGCGTTCCTGATGGCCGCTGGCTAA
- a CDS encoding M20/M25/M40 family metallo-hydrolase has translation MVGKVVVTSAKPAPEDEVVELVSTLIRFDTSNTGELETTKGEAECARWIQQQLEEVGYTCEYVEAGAPGRGNLFARLAGADRGRGALLIHGHLDVVPAEAADWSVHPFSGAVTDGYVWGRGAVDMKDMVGMMVAIARHFKRSGTVPPRDLVWAFVSDEENGGKWGSQWLVDNRPDLFEGVTEAIGEVGGFSLTVPRKEGGERRLYLLETAEKGIAWMRLTAKARAGHGSMVHEDNAVTAVAEAVAKLGRHRFPLVLTEAVTQFLAAVAEETGYDFDPDSPDLEGTVAKLGSIGKIVGATLRDTANPTMLKAGYKANVIPATAEAVIDCRVLPGRLEAFEREVDEIIGPDVEREWVQLLPAYETTFDGDLVDAMNAAVLEFDPEARTVPYMLSGGTDAKAFARLGIRCFGFAPLKLPPELDFASLFHGVDERVPVDALTFGTKVLQHFLLNH, from the coding sequence ATGGTAGGAAAGGTAGTTGTGACTTCTGCGAAACCGGCGCCCGAGGACGAGGTCGTCGAACTGGTCAGCACGCTGATCCGTTTCGACACCTCTAACACCGGAGAGCTGGAGACCACCAAGGGCGAGGCCGAATGCGCCCGGTGGATCCAGCAGCAGCTGGAAGAGGTCGGATACACCTGTGAGTACGTCGAGGCGGGCGCGCCCGGCCGTGGAAACCTCTTCGCGCGGCTGGCCGGGGCCGACAGGGGGCGCGGCGCTCTGCTCATCCACGGCCATCTGGACGTGGTTCCCGCTGAGGCTGCCGACTGGAGCGTGCACCCGTTCTCCGGCGCGGTGACCGACGGCTACGTGTGGGGACGTGGCGCCGTCGACATGAAGGACATGGTCGGCATGATGGTGGCCATCGCCCGGCACTTCAAACGATCGGGGACGGTCCCACCGCGCGATCTCGTCTGGGCATTCGTCTCTGATGAGGAGAACGGCGGCAAGTGGGGCTCTCAGTGGCTCGTCGACAATCGCCCCGACCTGTTCGAGGGAGTCACCGAGGCCATCGGAGAGGTGGGCGGCTTCTCGCTCACCGTGCCACGCAAGGAAGGCGGTGAGCGGCGCCTGTACTTGCTGGAGACGGCGGAGAAGGGCATCGCGTGGATGCGGTTGACCGCCAAGGCGCGGGCCGGCCACGGCTCCATGGTGCATGAGGACAACGCCGTCACGGCGGTCGCCGAAGCCGTCGCCAAGCTTGGTCGGCATCGGTTCCCGTTGGTGCTGACCGAAGCGGTCACTCAGTTCCTTGCCGCGGTCGCCGAGGAGACCGGTTACGACTTCGACCCGGACTCACCGGATCTGGAGGGCACTGTCGCCAAGTTGGGCTCGATCGGCAAGATCGTCGGCGCGACCCTGCGTGATACCGCCAACCCGACCATGCTCAAGGCCGGATACAAGGCGAATGTCATTCCGGCGACCGCCGAGGCCGTCATCGATTGCCGGGTGCTGCCCGGACGGCTGGAGGCCTTCGAGCGTGAGGTCGACGAGATCATCGGGCCCGACGTCGAACGCGAATGGGTGCAGTTACTCCCCGCCTACGAGACGACGTTCGACGGCGACCTTGTCGATGCGATGAATGCCGCGGTGCTCGAATTCGATCCCGAAGCCCGCACTGTGCCGTACATGCTTTCCGGCGGTACTGATGCAAAGGCATTCGCCCGGTTGGGTATTCGATGCTTCGGTTTTGCGCCGTTGAAGCTGCCGCCCGAACTGGATTTCGCTTCGTTGTTCCATGGTGTCGACGAGCGCGTGCCGGTCGACGCATTGACTTTCGGTACCAAGGTTCTTCAGCACTTCCTGCTCAACCACTGA
- a CDS encoding YbhB/YbcL family Raf kinase inhibitor-like protein, whose product MASPYDSLPQLPTFTLTSASVADGQPLGIEQVSGIMGAGGQDVSPELSWSGFPEETQSFAITVYDPDAPTGSGFWHWAVANLPATTTQLPAGVGNGSDLPGDAITLANDASLKRYIGAAPPAGHGPHRYYIAVHAVGVPKLELPDSATPAYLGFNLFGHAIARAVIHGTYEQH is encoded by the coding sequence ATGGCCTCTCCGTACGACTCCTTGCCGCAGCTGCCGACCTTCACCCTGACATCCGCCAGCGTCGCCGATGGACAGCCACTCGGCATCGAGCAGGTGAGCGGAATCATGGGCGCTGGGGGACAGGACGTCTCGCCCGAGCTGAGCTGGTCCGGATTCCCCGAGGAAACGCAGAGCTTCGCCATCACGGTGTACGACCCCGACGCCCCCACCGGTTCAGGTTTTTGGCACTGGGCGGTCGCGAACCTGCCCGCCACGACGACGCAGCTACCCGCCGGTGTGGGCAACGGAAGCGACTTGCCGGGGGATGCGATCACCTTGGCCAATGACGCGAGCCTCAAGCGGTACATCGGGGCCGCACCGCCCGCCGGTCATGGACCGCACCGGTATTACATCGCCGTGCACGCCGTGGGTGTGCCGAAGCTGGAGCTGCCGGACAGTGCCACTCCGGCGTATCTGGGCTTCAACCTGTTTGGGCACGCGATCGCCCGCGCCGTCATCCACGGCACCTACGAGCAGCACTAG
- a CDS encoding carboxymuconolactone decarboxylase family protein, giving the protein MSVVLPTVADLSPAQREAFELFPANLTRGLVMTKNSAKPYLTLGLSFRDGGLSPETRELVILRVGAVTRAQYEIHHHAPEAQRVGVPTGVIDAVVSGADSFGDERLAALIGFVDELLAGIAGPPATTDAVQKFYSDNEIAEIVLLTGHYVMTALFLKTLGITADGEGATQDILTTATNTLRSEEGQN; this is encoded by the coding sequence ATGAGCGTCGTTCTGCCGACGGTGGCCGATTTGAGCCCCGCGCAACGGGAAGCATTCGAGCTGTTCCCCGCCAATCTGACCCGCGGCCTGGTGATGACGAAAAACAGTGCCAAGCCCTATCTCACGCTGGGCCTCTCCTTCAGGGACGGCGGATTGTCCCCCGAGACCAGAGAATTGGTCATCTTGCGTGTCGGTGCGGTCACGCGCGCGCAGTACGAGATACACCACCATGCTCCCGAGGCACAGCGAGTCGGAGTGCCGACCGGGGTGATCGACGCTGTGGTGTCCGGAGCGGACTCGTTCGGCGATGAGCGCCTCGCTGCGCTCATCGGTTTCGTCGACGAACTCCTTGCCGGGATCGCGGGCCCACCGGCGACTACCGACGCCGTCCAGAAGTTCTACTCAGACAACGAAATCGCCGAAATCGTGCTGCTCACCGGGCATTACGTAATGACAGCACTCTTCCTCAAGACACTGGGCATCACCGCCGACGGCGAGGGCGCGACGCAGGACATCCTCACGACCGCCACGAACACATTGCGTTCTGAAGAAGGGCAGAACTGA
- a CDS encoding DUF899 domain-containing protein, whose protein sequence is MKTPPIVSAPEWDIAYRQMLVEEKAFTRARDALAAKRRRMPWTEVDVSYRFEGPQGPVNLLELFQGRRQLIVYRAFIDPGTGDWPTHGCTGCSLMADHIGNLAHLNARDTTLVYVSRGSQADLERIKNRMGWQIPWYTIVPESTFDRDLGVHDWHGHNAFIRDGDRVYRTYFINNRGDEAFNNTWTFLDMTALGRQETWEDSPPGYPQSPAYEWWDWHDQYGSHEPSRWFGDPDPDDPHDPRPVKACH, encoded by the coding sequence ATGAAGACACCCCCGATCGTGTCGGCACCGGAATGGGACATCGCATACCGGCAGATGCTCGTCGAAGAGAAGGCATTCACCCGGGCGCGTGATGCGTTGGCCGCCAAACGACGGCGCATGCCCTGGACCGAGGTGGACGTCTCCTATCGGTTCGAGGGCCCGCAGGGGCCGGTGAACCTCCTCGAGTTGTTTCAGGGGCGCCGTCAGCTCATCGTGTACCGCGCCTTTATCGATCCCGGTACCGGAGACTGGCCCACACACGGATGTACCGGCTGCTCGTTGATGGCCGACCACATAGGCAACCTGGCGCACCTGAACGCACGCGACACCACGCTGGTCTACGTCTCGCGTGGGTCCCAGGCCGACCTGGAGCGGATCAAGAACCGGATGGGATGGCAAATCCCTTGGTACACAATAGTTCCCGAGAGCACATTCGATCGGGACCTGGGCGTGCACGACTGGCACGGACACAATGCGTTCATCCGCGACGGTGACCGGGTGTATCGCACCTACTTCATCAACAACCGAGGCGACGAGGCGTTCAACAACACCTGGACCTTCCTCGACATGACGGCGCTGGGCCGCCAGGAGACATGGGAAGACTCCCCGCCGGGCTACCCCCAATCCCCCGCGTACGAGTGGTGGGACTGGCATGACCAGTACGGATCACATGAACCCTCGCGCTGGTTCGGCGACCCCGACCCCGACGACCCGCATGATCCGCGGCCTGTGAAGGCCTGCCACTAA
- a CDS encoding TetR/AcrR family transcriptional regulator — protein sequence MSAIRDATYAELKEHGYSGVTFEGVARRAKTSKPVLYRRYRSRAQMVADALPTLRYPPARLASASSLREDVLALLGALLRELQRIGIGNYRCLLAEADDELAEEMTTAIAGWVDQTVLQALAEARERGEIGAEDIPLPVATSILALMRHELFFARQQFDDDKLAELFDTVYLPLINLTSRGG from the coding sequence ATGTCGGCAATCCGCGACGCGACGTACGCGGAGCTGAAGGAGCACGGCTATTCCGGGGTCACTTTTGAGGGTGTGGCCCGTCGTGCCAAGACCAGCAAGCCGGTGCTGTACCGCCGTTACCGATCTCGCGCGCAGATGGTCGCCGATGCGCTGCCGACACTGCGATACCCACCTGCCCGGCTCGCGTCGGCCAGCTCCCTGCGTGAAGACGTGTTGGCACTGTTGGGGGCCTTGCTCCGGGAGCTGCAGCGCATCGGGATTGGGAACTATCGCTGCCTATTGGCGGAGGCCGACGACGAGTTGGCCGAAGAAATGACCACAGCAATCGCCGGATGGGTCGACCAAACAGTGCTGCAGGCGTTGGCGGAGGCTCGCGAGCGCGGTGAGATCGGCGCGGAAGACATCCCATTGCCTGTTGCGACAAGCATTCTCGCGCTCATGCGCCATGAGTTGTTTTTCGCCCGCCAGCAGTTTGACGACGACAAGCTCGCGGAGCTGTTCGACACCGTCTATCTGCCGTTGATCAATCTCACGTCGCGCGGCGGCTAG
- a CDS encoding DivIVA domain-containing protein, producing the protein MPLTPADVHNVAFSKPPIGKRGYNEDEVDAFLDLVENELARLIEENSDLRQRVQELDQELVEARKGGGAAPVYEAPKPEKKPEPAKPEPTPAPVVAAAPVAASTEEHHVRAAKILGLAQDTADRLTGNAKSESEKLLSDARANADQIVSEARATADKTVTEARTKAEALLSDAQTRSETQLRQAQEKADALQSDAERKHSEIMGTINQQRTVLEGRLEQLRTFEREYRTRLKTYLESQLEELGQRGSAAPVDAGASNENASKEAGFGQFNRGNNY; encoded by the coding sequence ATGCCGCTTACACCAGCTGATGTACATAACGTCGCGTTCAGTAAGCCACCCATCGGTAAGCGCGGATACAACGAGGATGAGGTTGACGCCTTCCTCGACCTGGTGGAGAACGAGCTGGCCCGCCTGATCGAGGAGAACTCGGATCTGCGTCAGCGGGTTCAGGAGCTGGACCAGGAGCTGGTCGAGGCCCGCAAGGGTGGCGGCGCCGCCCCCGTGTACGAGGCGCCCAAGCCCGAGAAGAAGCCGGAGCCCGCTAAGCCCGAGCCCACGCCGGCGCCGGTGGTGGCCGCCGCTCCGGTCGCGGCGTCGACCGAGGAACACCATGTCCGTGCGGCCAAGATTTTGGGCCTGGCGCAGGACACCGCGGACCGTTTGACCGGGAACGCCAAGTCCGAGTCGGAAAAGTTGTTGTCCGATGCTCGCGCAAATGCGGACCAGATTGTCAGCGAGGCCCGTGCCACCGCCGATAAGACGGTCACCGAGGCACGGACCAAGGCCGAGGCGCTACTCTCGGATGCCCAGACCCGTTCCGAGACCCAGCTGCGCCAGGCGCAGGAGAAGGCCGATGCCCTGCAATCCGATGCCGAGCGCAAGCACTCGGAGATCATGGGCACCATCAATCAGCAGCGCACGGTGCTGGAAGGTCGTCTGGAGCAGTTGCGTACATTCGAGCGCGAGTACCGCACCCGGCTCAAGACCTACCTGGAGTCTCAGCTCGAGGAGCTTGGCCAGCGCGGTTCGGCAGCACCCGTCGATGCGGGTGCCTCCAATGAAAACGCATCCAAGGAAGCCGGTTTCGGCCAGTTCAACCGTGGGAACAACTACTGA